One window of the Pieris brassicae chromosome Z, ilPieBrab1.1, whole genome shotgun sequence genome contains the following:
- the LOC123718793 gene encoding mucin-2-like isoform X19, with translation MSTFREDMRLLILLLLGTAWADVLPNGCPRDFSVHHLLRHEDCKKFYSCSNGVPIEMSCAPGTAFDFDLQKCIEDTSGCAKNDHNFIDSGGTCIPTAHETDCTKYYSCEKGVHVLTSCDPGYRFNTETGKCDVSSKVTCKHIKKRSIQTRCPNDVRIQMNIPHESDCDKYYRCFHGNRILMSCFNGAHYNPKTQSCDTPENAGCVDEEIIEDCPANTFIPIFLPHDTDCSKYYRCFRGNKQVQRCGHGQHFNAKTQLCDTIANAGCEKESNPPNECLKDGMLLSHEQCDKYFQCVHGNKILMPCPTGMHFSFKLQRCDWPKIAKCEPTQTPTTTTTTTTTTTTPKPESTPTPGYFPNGCPIDYRIEQLLPHPDCTKFYQCVHGFKQEMPCPGGTHFSFALQRCDWPSIAKCVPGITTTTRRPITTRRPTTTTRRSTTITTTKSPISTPRPGYFPNGCPVDYRIEQLLPHPDCTKFYQCVHGFKQEMPCPGGTHFSYELQRCDWPHIANCKPGASTSSPTTTPSTTPSTTTSTLRPTITTPSVTTSKPEYLPNGCPKDFSVHLLLPHEYDCTKFYHCNFGEKVERQCNSNLYFDPILQVCNWPSAVDCKPSTPPQSTTIKDLETTTTEVTSSVATTPDTTISPEVSTVGPTTPEATTPEATTAEDTTLEPTTPEATTPEATTAEDTTLEPTTTEATTPEATTPEATTAEDTTLEPTTPEASTPEATTAEDTTLEPTTTEATTPEATTAEDTTLEPTTPEATTPEATTAEDTTLEPTTPEATTPEATTPEATTAEDTTLEPTMPEATTPEATTPEATTPETSTPEASTPEGTTPEATTPEATTAEDTTLEPTTPEATTPETTTAEDTTLEPTTPEATTPEATTTEDTTLEPTTPEASTPEATTAEDTTLESTTPEASTPEATTAEDTTLEPTTPEATTPEATTPEATTAEDTTLEPTTPEATTPEATTAEDTTLEPTTTEATTPEATTAEDTTLEPTTPEATTAEDTTLEPTTPEATTPEATTAEDTTLEPTTPEATTPEATTAEDITLEPTTPEATTPEATTAEDTTLEPTTPEATTPEATTAEDTTLEPTTPEATTPEATTPEATTAEDTTLEPTTPEATTPEATTPEATTAEDTTLEPTTPEATTPEATTAEDTTLEPTTPEATTPEATTPEATTAEDTTLEPTTPEATTAEDTTLEPTTPEATTPETTTAEDTTLEPTTPEATTPEATTTEDTTLEPTTPEASTPEATTAEDITLEPTTPEATTPEATTAEDTTLEPTTPEATTPEATTAEDTTLEPTTPEATTPEATTPEATTAEDTTLEPTTPEATTPEATTAEDTTLEPTTPEATTPEATTPEATTPETSTPEASTPEATTPEATTAEDTTLEPTTPEATTPETTTAENTTLEPTTPEATTPEATTTEDTTLEPTTPEATTPEATTAEDITLEPTTPEATTPEATTAEDTTLEPTTPEATTPEATTAEDTTLEPTTPEETTPEATTAEDTTLEPTTPEATTPEATTAEDTTLEPTTPEATTPEATTPEATTAENTTLEPTTPEATTPEATTAEDTTLEPTTPEATTPEATTPEATTAEDTTLEPTTTEATAPEATTPEATTAEDTTLEPTTPEATTPEATTAEDTTLEPTTPEASTPEATTAEDTTLEPTTPEATTPEATTPEATTAEDTTLEPTTPEATTPEATTAEDTTLEPTTPEATTPEATTPEATTAEDTTLEPTTPEATTPEATTAEDTTLEPTTPEATTPEATTPEATTAEDTTLEPTTPEATTPEATTAEDTTLEPTTPEATTPEATTPEATTAEDTTLEPTTTEATAPEATTPEATTAEDTTLEPTTPEATTPEATTAEDTTLEPTTPEATTPEATTPEATTAEDTTLEPTTPEATTPEATTPEATTAEDTTLEPTTPEATTPEATTAEDTTLEPTTPEATTPEATTPEATTAEDTTLEPTTTEATAPEATTPEATTAEDTTLEPTTTEATAPEATTPEATTAEDTTLEPTTPEATTPEATTAEDTTLEPTTPEATTPEATTAEDTTLEPTTPEATTPEATTAEDTTLEPTTPEASTPSTPSTPAPICPPGVFGNVPHPVLCDYYYNCIGGMEVLLRCLEGFEYDHSIRGCSRISENGCFARKNVTTTIDYNTDTTTDYQLIDTTTEYIESTTYRENICPPGFSGNLPHSTICSHYYLCEEGEAILKNCAKGFEYDAEIMDCVPISETGCYAQQGLTTTTDNNRLPELSTYKNDEEDYICPPMFSGNIEHPTLCDSYYTCFAGMEFLMNCSHGFEFDPVVKNCVRISKTGCFATRYNLTSSTTTTTTPTITTTENNKDKPICPPNFSGNVPHETKCDSYYTCFSGSEFLMQCPNGFEFDSNTKDCVRISETGCFAQQRLATTTDNNRLPELSTYKNDEEDYICPPMFSGNIKHPSLCDSYYTCFAGMEFLMNCTHGFEFDPVVKDCVRISETGCFAQQGLATTTDNNKLPELSTYKNDEEDYICPPMFSGNIEHPSLCDSYYTCFAGMEFLMNCSHGFEFDPAVKNCVRISNTGCFATRYNLTTTTTTTTTTTPSTTTPENNKVKPICPPAFSGNIPHRTKCDYYYTCFSGSEFLMQCPKEFEFDPNTKDCVRISEAGCFAHQDLTTTTDNNRLPELSTYKNDEEDYICPPTFSGNIEHPTLCDSYYTCFAGMEFLMNCSHGFEFDPVVENCVRVSKTGCFATRYNLTTTTTTSTTTEHNKVTPICPPAFSGNIPHRTKCDYYYTCFSGSEFLMQCPNGFEFDPTTNECVRVTPSGCFARQNDPENICAPGKSGHVPHPELCDTFYLCAMGEPLRLHCSRGFEFSAENGQCVAISDDGCFAKVKQSKQMPICSPAKSGNIPHQTRCDSYYHCEDGEATEVFCKEGLEFDPETKQCALISENGCTARK, from the exons AGTTGTGACACGCCGGAGAATGCTGGTTGCGTTGACGAGGAAATTATCGAGGACTGTCCAGCTAACACCTTTATCCCAATATTTTTACCTCATGATACTGACTGTAGCAAGTATTATAGATGCTTTAGGGGTAACAAACAAGTCCAAAGGTGTGGTCATGGTCAGCATTTTAATGCGAAAACCCAG CTCTGCGATACAATAGCAAACGCTGGCTGCGAAAAGGAATCGAACCCGCCAAATGAGTGCCTTAAGGATGGAATGTTGCTATCACATGAGCAGtgtgataaatattttcaatgtgTTCAcgggaataaaatattaatgccGTGTCCAACTGGGATGCACTTTAGTTTCAAGTTACAG CGATGTGATTGGCCAAAAATAGCGAAATGTGAGCCAACACAAACACCAACAACAACAACGactacaacaacaacaacaacgaCACCGAAACCGGAATCAACACCCACACCGGGATACTTTCCTAACGGATGTCCTATAGACTATAGAATTGAACAGTTGTTACCACATCCGGATTGTACGAAATTTTATCAGTGCGTGCATGGTTTTAAACAAGAAATGCCTTGTCCAGGAGGAACGCACTTCAGTTTTGCTTTGcag AGATGTGATTGGCCTAGTATAGCAAAGTGTGTTCCGGGTATAACAACTACAACTCGACGCCCAATAACAACTCGTCGACCAACAACAACTACTCGTCGATCGACAACAATTACAACGACCAAATCACCTATTAGTACCCCAAGGCCTGGATATTTTCCCAATGGATGTCCAGTAGACTACAGAATCGAACAATTGTTACCACATCCTGACTGCACTAAATTCTATCAGTGCGTGCATGGCTTTAAACAAGAAATGCCATGTCCGGGAGGAACACACTTCAGTTATGAACTGCAG AGATGCGATTGGCCACATATTGCTAATTGTAAGCCTGGAGCTTCAACTTCTTCCCCAACAACAACACCTTCTACAACACCCAGTACAACAACATCAACACTAAGACCAACAATAACAACGCCCAGCGTAACAACGTCAAAGCCAGAATATTTACCAAATGGTTGTCCTAAGGACTTTTCGGTCCATTTGTTGCTACCACATGAGTACGATTGCACGAAATTCTATCATTGCAATTTTGGGGAGAAGGTTGAGCGGCAATGTAATTCGAATTTATACTTCGATCCAATTTTGCAG GTATGTAACTGGCCGTCAGCAGTTGATTGCAAGCCAAGCACGCCTCCTCAAAGTACAACTATAAAAGATCTCGAAACAACAACCACTGAGGTAACCTCTTCAGTTGCTACCACTCCTGATACCACAATAAGTCCAGAAGTGTCTACAGTAGGGCCAACTACGCCTGAAGCAACTACACCAGAGGCAACCACGGCCGAAGACACAACATTAGAGCCTACTACGCCTGAGGCAACAACACCTGAGGCTACCACGGCTGAAGACACAACATTGGAGCCAACTACGACTGAAGCAACAACACCAGAGGCTACTACACCAGAGGCTACCACGGCTGAAGACACAACATTAGAGCCAACTACGCCTGAGGCATCAACACCAGAGGCTACCACAGCTGAAGACACAACATTGGAGCCAACTACGACTGAAGCAACAACACCAGAG GCTACCACGGCTGAAGACACAACATTAGAGCCAACTACACCAGAGGCTACTACACCAGAGGCTACCACGGCTGAAGACACAACATTAGAGCCAACTACGCCTGAGGCAACAACACCTGAGGCTACTACACCAGAGGCTACCACGGCTGAAGACACAACATTAGAGCCAACTATGCCTGAGGCAACAACACCTGAGGCTACTACACCAGAGGCTACTACACCAGAGACCAGTACACCAGAGGCTAGTACACCAGAGGGTACTACACCAGAGGCTACTACACCAGAGGCTACCACGGCTGAAGACACAACATTAGAGCCAACTACGCCTGAAGCAACTACACCAGAGACTACCACGGCTGAAGACACAACATTAGAGCCAACTACGCCTGAGGCAACAACACCAGAAGCTACTACAACTGAAGACACAACATTAGAGCCAACTACGCCTGAAGCATCTACACCAGAGGCTACCACGGCTGAAGACACAACATTAGAGTCAACTACGCCTGAGGCATCAACACCAGAGGCTACCACGGCTGAAGACACAACATTAGAGCCTACTACGCCTGAGGCAACAACACCTGAGGCTACTACACCAGAGGCTACCACGGCTGAAGACACAACATTAGAGCCAACTACACCAGAGGCTACTACACCAGAGGCTACCACGGCTGAAGACACAACATTGGAGCCAACTACGACTGAAGCAACAACACCAGAG GCTACCACGGCTGAAGACACAACATTAGAGCCAACTACACCAGAG GCTACCACGGCTGAAGACACAACATTAGAGCCAACTACGCCTGAAGCAACAACACCAGAAGCTACCACGGCTGAAGACACAACATTAGAGCCAACTACGCCTGAGGCAACAACACCAGAAGCTACTACAGCTGAAGATATAACATTAGAGCCAACTACGCCTGAGGCAACAACACCAGAAGCTACTACAGCTGAAGACACAACATTAGAGCCAACTACGCCTGAAGCAACTACACCAGAG GCTACCACGGCTGAAGACACAACATTAGAGCCAACTACGCCTGAGGCAACAACACCTGAGGCTACTACACCAGAGGCTACCACGGCTGAAGACACAACATTAGAGCCAACTACGCCTGAGGCAACAACACCTGAAGCAACTACACCAGAGGCCACCACGGCTGAAGACACAACATTAGAGCCAACTACGCCTGAAGCAACTACACCAGAGGCTACTACGGCTGAAGACACAACATTAGAGCCAACTACGCCTGAGGCAACAACACCTGAGGCTACTACACCAGAGGCTACCACGGCTGAAGACACAACATTAGAGCCAACTACACCAGAG GCTACCACGGCTGAAGACACAACATTAGAGCCAACTACGCCTGAAGCAACTACACCAGAGACTACCACGGCTGAAGACACAACATTAGAGCCAACTACGCCTGAGGCAACAACACCAGAAGCTACTACAACTGAAGACACAACATTAGAGCCAACTACGCCTGAAGCATCTACACCAGAGGCTACCACGGCTGAAGACATAACATTAGAGCCAACTACGCCTGAGGCAACAACACCAGAAGCTACTACAGCTGAAGACACAACATTAGAGCCAACTACGCCTGAAGCAACTACACCAGAG GCTACTACGGCTGAAGACACAACATTAGAGCCAACTACGCCTGAGGCAACAACACCTGAGGCTACTACACCAGAGGCTACCACGGCTGAAGACACAACATTAGAGCCAACTACACCAGAGGCTACTACACCAGAGGCTACCACGGCTGAAGACACAACATTAGAGCCAACTACGCCTGAGGCAACAACACCTGAGGCTACTACACCAGAGGCTACTACACCAGAGACTAGTACACCAGAGGCTAGTACACCAGAGGCTACTACACCAGAGGCTACCACGGCTGAAGACACAACATTAGAGCCAACTACGCCTGAAGCAACTACACCAGAGACTACCACGGCTGAAAACACAACATTAGAGCCAACTACGCCTGAGGCAACAACACCAGAAGCTACTACAACTGAAGACACAACATTAGAGCCAACTACGCCTGAAGCAACTACACCAGAGGCTACCACGGCTGAAGACATAACATTAGAGCCAACTACGCCTGAGGCAACAACACCAGAAGCTACTACAGCTGAAGACACAACATTAGAGCCAACTACGCCTGAGGCAACAACACCAGAGGCAACCACGGCTGAAGACACAACATTAGAGCCAACTACGCCTGAGGAAACAACACCAGAAGCTACTACAGCTGAAGACACAACATTAGAGCCAACTACGCCTGAGGCAACAACACCAGAAGCTACTACAGCTGAAGACACAACATTAGAGCCAACTACGCCTGAGGCAACAACACCAGAGGCTACTACACCAGAGGCTACCACGGCTGAAAACACAACATTAGAGCCAACTACGCCTGAAGCAACTACACCAGAGGCTACCACGGCTGAAGACACAACATTAGAGCCAACTACGCCTGAGGCAACAACACCTGAGGCTACTACACCAGAGGCTACCACGGCTGAAGACACAACATTAGAGCCAACTACGACTGAAGCAACAGCACCAGAGGCTACTACACCAGAGGCTACCACGGCTGAAGACACAACATTAGAGCCAACTACGCCTGAAGCAACAACACCAGAAGCTACCACGGCTGAAGACACAACATTAGAGCCAACTACGCCTGAGGCATCAACACCAGAGGCTACCACAGCTGAAGACACAACATTGGAGCCAACTACGCCTGAGGCAACAACACCTGAGGCTACTACACCAGAGGCTACCACGGCTGAAGACACAACATTAGAGCCAACTACACCAGAGGCTACTACACCAGAGGCTACCACGGCTGAAGACACAACATTAGAGCCAACTACGCCTGAGGCAACAACACCTGAGGCTACTACACCAGAGGCTACCACGGCTGAAGACACAACATTAGAGCCAACTACGCCTGAAGCAACTACACCAGAGGCTACCACGGCTGAAGACACAACATTGGAGCCAACTACGCCTGAGGCAACAACACCTGAGGCTACTACACCAGAGGCTACCACGGCTGAAGACACAACATTAGAGCCAACTACACCAGAGGCTACTACACCAGAGGCTACCACGGCTGAAGACACAACATTAGAGCCAACTACGCCTGAGGCAACAACACCTGAGGCTACTACACCAGAGGCTACCACGGCTGAAGACACAACATTAGAGCCAACTACGACTGAAGCAACAGCACCAGAGGCTACTACACCAGAGGCTACCACGGCTGAAGACACAACATTAGAGCCAACTACGCCTGAAGCAACTACACCAGAGGCTACCACGGCTGAAGACACAACATTGGAGCCAACTACGCCTGAGGCAACAACACCTGAGGCTACTACACCAGAGGCTACCACGGCTGAAGACACAACATTAGAGCCAACTACACCAGAGGCTACTACACCAGAGGCTACTACACCAGAGGCTACCACGGCTGAAGACACAACATTAGAGCCAACTACGCCTGAAGCAACTACACCAGAGGCTACCACGGCTGAAGACACAACATTAGAGCCAACTACGCCTGAGGCAACAACACCTGAGGCTACTACACCAGAGGCTACCACGGCTGAAGACACAACATTAGAGCCAACTACGACTGAAGCAACAGCACCAGAGGCTACTACACCAGAGGCTACCACGGCTGAAGACACAACATTAGAGCCAACTACGACTGAAGCAACAGCACCAGAGGCTACTACACCAGAGGCTACCACGGCTGAAGACACAACATTAGAGCCAACTACGCCTGAGGCAACTACACCAGAGGCTACCACGGCTGAAGACACAACATTGGAGCCAACTACGCCTGAGGCAACAACACCAGAAGCTACTACAGCTGAAGACACAACATTAGAGCCAACTACGCCTGAAGCAACTACACCAGAGGCTACTACAGCTGAAGACACAACATTAGAGCCAACTACGCCTGAAGCATCAACACCAAGTACCCCATCTACACCTGCACCAATTTGTCCCCCAGGTGTTTTTGGCAATGTACCACATCCCGTTTTGTGTGACTACTATTACAATTGTATTGGAGGAATGGAAGTTTTACTGAGATGTTTAGAAGGCTTTGAGTACGATCACAGTATTAGG GGCTGCTCACGCATTTCCGAAAATGGATGTTTTGCAAGAAAAAATGTTACAACAACAATAGATTATAacacagatacaacaacagaCTACCAACTTATCGACACAACAACAGAATATATAGAATCAACAACATACAGAGAGAATATTTGTCCACCCGGTTTTTCAGGGAATTTGCCACACTCAACAATTTGCAGTCATTATTATCTTTGTGAAGAGGGTGAAGCGATACTGAAGAACTGCGCGAAGGGATTTGAGTACGATGCCGAAATTatg gACTGTGTTCCAATATCAGAGACCGGTTGTTACGCACAGCAAGGTCTAACAACAACAACGGATAACAATAGATTACCCGAGTTATCAACTTACAAGAACGACGAAGAGGACTATATATGTCCACCAATGTTTTCTGGTAATATCGAACATCCAACTTTGTGTGATTCGTATTACACTTGCTTTGCTGGAATGGAATTTTTGATGAATTGCTCTCATGGATTCGAGTTTGACCCAGTTGTTAAG AATTGCGTCCGGATTTCAAAAACTGGTTGTTTCGCAACACGATACAACTTAACATCATCAAcaacaacgacaacgacaccAACTATAACAACAACCGAAAACAATAAAGACAAACCAATATGTCCACCGAACTTCTCAGGAAATGTACCCCACGAAACAAAATGCGATTCTTACTATACTTGCTTTAGTGGATCGGAGTTTTTGATGCAATGTCCCAACggatttgaatttgattcgAATACAAAA GATTGCGTTCGAATATCGGAGACCGGTTGTTTTGCACAACAACGCTTAGCAACAACAACAGACAACAATAGATTACCCGAGCTATCTACTTATAAGAACGATGAAGAGGACTATATATGTCCACCAATGTTTTCTGGTAATATAAAGCATCCATCTTTGTGTGATTCGTATTACACTTGCTTTGCTGGGATGGAGTTTTTGATGAATTGCACTCATGGATTCGAGTTTGACCCAGTTGTTAAG GACTGTGTTCGAATATCAGAGACTGGTTGTTTTGCACAACAAGGCTTAGCCACAACAACggataacaataaattacccGAGTTATCAACTTACAAGAACGATGAAGAGGACTATATATGCCCACCTATGTTTTCTGGTAATATCGAACATCCAAGTTTGTGTGATTCGTATTACACTTGCTTTGCTGGAATGGAGTTTTTGATGAATTGTTCTCATGGATTCGAGTTTGATCCAGCTGTTAAg aaTTGCGTCCGGATCTCGAACACTGGCTGTTTTGCAACACGATACAACTTAACAACAACTACAACGACAACCACAACAACGACACCATCTACAACAACACCCGAAAACAACAAAGTCAAACCAATATGTCCACCGGCTTTCTCAGGAAATATTCCCCACAGAACGAAATGTGATTATTACTATACTTGCTTTAGTGGATCGGAGTTTTTAATGCAGTGTCCCaaagaatttgaatttgatccGAATACAAAA GACTGTGTTCGAATATCAGAGGCTGGTTGTTTCGCACATCAAGATCTAACAACAACAACGGATAACAATAGGTTACCCGAGTTATCAACTTACAAGAACGATGAAGAGGACTATATATGCCCACCTACGTTTTCTGGGAATATCGAACATCCAACTTTATGTGATTCGTATTACACTTGCTTTGCTGGAATGGAGTTTTTGATGAATTGTTCTCATGGATTCGAGTTCGATCCAGTCGTTGAG aattgCGTCCGAGTTTCGAAAACTGGTTGTTTTGCAACACGATACAACTTAAcaacaacgacaacgacatcAACTACAACCGAACACAACAAAGTCACACCAATATGTCCACCGGCTTTCTCAGGAAACATTCCCCACAGAACAAAATGCGATTATTACTATACTTGCTTCAGTGGTTCGGAGTTTTTAATGCAGTGTCCCAACGGATTTGAATTTGATCCCACAACCAAC GAATGTGTAAGGGTAACGCCGAGTGGATGTTTCGCGCGGCAAAATG ATCCAGAAAACATTTGCGCACCAGGTAAATCTGGTCACGTGCCACACCCAGAATTGTGTGACACGTTCTACCTTTGTGCCATGGGTGAACCCCTGAGGCTACATTGCAGCAGAGGATTTGAATTCTCTGCAGAAAATGGG CAATGCGTGGCGATATCTGATGATGGATGCTTTGCGAAAG TGAAACAATCAAAACAGATGCCAATTTGCTCACCAGCTAAATCTGGTAACATACCACATCAAACAAGATGCGACTCGTACTATCACTGTGAAGATGGTGAAGCCACAGAAGTATTTTGTAAAGAAGGATTGGAATTTGACCCAGAAACTAAG caATGCGCGCTCATTTCGGAGAACGGCTGCACAGCTCGCAAGTAG